The sequence CGTTTACCTCTCCGCCATTGTGCCTAGTGTCTCTCCGGTCGAGCTGTCCGCTCGCTACTTCACTGACTGTACATTACCAAACATTATTCACGTGCTACTAGGAAACGCCTTTCTTTAAATTGTAACTCCCACTATGCGCCACATAatcaataaattatttttacaggcGCGCTGTTAGTTACGCAATCCATAACTATTTCACGTGCTCCTCTAAGTTGCAGCTGCAAACTTACCTACGAGAACTAAAGAGCTGAAATGACTAAGTGCTTTGAAAGTATGTGCATACTATTTGTATCAGTAACTATGTTCCCTGCTACAGCTATTGAAGTACAGTTCAGTATAGAGAAGGACTTCAGCAGTTCAGGTGTAGTCTGCCAACATGCAGTGGATAGGGAAATGAAAAGAATCACAGGACACGCCAAGGTTAACCAATCCTACATCAGAGACTGTGTAAATGATGCCAGGATGAGGAGGCAACACCATGGCAGCGTGGTACAGTCGTATGACCTCAGTCAGAAGCTCATCACTGACGGTGGAGCAATAAATAAACAAGTAGTTTTAAATGTTGCCGTTATCAGTAACAAAGATTAACCATACAGTAAACAGTTTTATATTACTACAGACACaatcaggctaatagcctgtataaattgtatactgggaTATTGATTGACTCAATGAAATTCAACACAGCAAGTATCACTTCAGTATATGTCTGGTGGCGTTGGATTGCCGAACATCAAGGACCAGTAGGTGGGCGTGGACCACTTAGCAGTTGGCTGTAACATCATAACAACATGTAAAGGCTGGGACACCTCTCTGACACTTGAAGATGCCTATTCCAGACATTTAAGGACAAAATAATGTGTTTGTAGTTATAAATGGGACCAtgcatggacaagtgtcctgattatcgagGTGTCCGATGTCAATTTACTGTGACACGTACATAAAACCACAACATTTCTCCTAAAAGATGAAATAAGCTGTAGTGACAAATTCTGTAGATATTTTTTTCTAATAGGCTGGTCCTTACTTTGGAGTGACCTTATCACAGAGGTTTAACTCAGACCTGTTTAATCATCACCCATTGGTTGAAGTAGTCAGCTAGCTCCCTAGCATCTGAACTGTTGTCTCCTTGTGAAGTGAACTTGATTAGTAGAGTGACTCTAACCTCAGCAGTAATACTAGAGGAGGAATAAAATGTATTGAGAATTTAcacgtacagtacatacaattgcACACACCCAGGCAGATGTGTTACTTATGTATGTACAAGttgggaccaaccaatactgtcctgattatcaaggtgtcctgattatcaaggtgtcctgattatcaaggtgtctggGTGTCCAGATTTTCCaggtcattacatgctaaaggatactttgggaccttaactaggTAGGTGTCCTCATTGTCAAGTCCTGATTAGCAAGTTTCACTGTGTATATCAAAAGTATTCTAAACAgcaaatttttgtgtacaagAAAACTGCTGAGGTATACCAGATATATAATTGCATATATGCCAATATTTACCCCATGTGCTACCTTGGCTGAGACCTGCCCTAATATGGTCACTGCATGTGTATCAAGGCCACTTGGTCATCATGATATCTCCTAATGTGTCTTTTGTGTACTGCTAAACATATAAGCTAGGCTGTGAATAGAATACTGTCGTCACTGGACAGCAAATAGTTTTTATATACTCAACAAAAACTTGTGATGATTACCACATGCACACTGTTCATTGAAATATGAGAAGGTACTACTGTACATAGCACTACAAATACATTCATGCTTCATGCTCAATGCTTCATGTACTAACTTAACCATTCTGTGTATATGTGTTCAAAAAACGTACAACACTTCTGTGAAAGCTAAAGATTTCTTGCAACAAGGTACCCACCTCTCCTGGTACATCAGTTTAGCTACTCCTCCTCCTGGTAGGAACAGCTCATCTATGATATCACATGATGTCACATGATGCAATGACACACCCACACCATGCCTACCTCTACCTTCAGGCTGACGTTTCTCCAGCAGTATCCAGCCCAACTCATCTGTGAGGTGTTTGTAGTGAGGGAAGGTTGGTGCAGTGACAAATCGACAGGAACACCTTCACGAAAAGATTACGTAAATGGTCACTAAAATGTACATGTGCCTGATCTCTGTAACACCAACTAGCCTGTTACCAATTATGTCATTTAAACTtgatgtggacacttgaggacaccagacacttagttaaggtcccaaagtattccttagtacataaactgacctggaaaatcaggacaccttgataatcaggacacgttgataatcaggacaccttgataatcaggacactattgataatcaggacaccttgataatcaggacaccttgataatcaggacaccttgataatcaggacaccttgataatcaggacactattgaaAAGTGTCTATATCTAATCACACAGTCTTTTTGTTATCATTACATGCAGATGACAGCTACATCAAAAAGTGATCTAGTCACGTAGGACTAGTCCATGTAGTGCACACTGAGAACTACCCTGTAGTCATTGTGTAAATAGCTATTTAGCCCAAAATATGTCATAACCTCATGGATACTGGTAACCAGACCTCACTGTAATATCTACTGGTACTAGAAATTCATCACTACACATGAGGTACACAAATAAAGTGTTCAATAGTAAATTATATTAGGAAATTAATTGACAGGATGGGACACACCTAAACTGCATGGTGGGGATAAACAATGAGTTGGCTCAATACCTTATATGGGATGTATGACAATACCTGCGTGGAGTTGATTAcacgcacaagaagtggttgacagtgaaaaaacagtctataagtatcatgcaactgtttaaatatatacgttctttgatattgtatatacattagtttgccagtgatagttataaacggcgaacagaatgtaatgaattgcccgcccacgcaCAATTTGCGCCATCCTGTCAATTAATTTCCTATTACAATTACTACTGAACACTTGATTTGATGACCAATGTTATGATAACAGATAATACTTATTGTGTGTTCAGTAACTGACAAAATTGAACGacaaacgaagaaaaaaaaagttctTATGAAAATGATGATAAAACATTTGGAAATTACTGAACACACAATAAGTATTATCTGTTATCATAACATTGGTCATCAAATAAAGTGTTCAATAGTAAATTATATAATAGGAAATTAATTGACAGGATGGGACACACCTAAACTGCATGGTGGGGATAAACAATGAGTTGGTTCAATACCTTATATGGGATGTATGACAATACCTGCGTGGAGTTGATTACATGCTTCTGGGTTGATTGCAAAAAACATTTTCACAAATCAATTATGTAATTTAACAAATGAATTATAATCACCCAAAATTGAACGacaaacgaagaaaaaaaaaagttcttATGAAAATGATGATAAAACATTTGGAAATTACTGAACACACAATAAGTATTATCTGTTATCATAACATTGGTCATCAATACACAgtaccatacgcaaggaaattttgacgtaggaaaaatttgacgaattcagcagatttgacgaataaaatgttgatgaaaatcaagaaattgtaggcaaaacctggaCGCTTATAAatatttgacgaattaaaccgatttgtcaaattcgtcaaatttttttgacgtcaaaatttccttgcgtacggtaatACTCACCCAGATGTGATTTGTTGGTCCAGCCTCTCATGTGCATATGTGGTAGTCAAGATGACCAGGTCTGAGAAACAAGCAGCCTTGATCCAGTCCAATATCAACTTCACAAACCTCTTCTCTTTGCCCTAGCAACACCAATACTACCAAAACTCATCTACAAACACTACTATCCCAACACTATACAGGTTAGTATCATCGTTAGCAAACTTATGGCACAGCAATAATGAGACACATCTCTTTGACATATCTTGCTTCAGTGGCATATTGGACCTCAAGAAATTTCTGGTACCCACCAAAagtgagatatactctaatagaacagtccaatACAAGTATTCAAAGGATTTGAAGAAAATCTGGACAAGCAGTGTAGCAGTCTTGTATGGTTGAACTTCCCATACTTTATCAAGTCTGTGGCATGGTGGCAGAAGGTGGGGGCTGGAGCTGCCCCCCCCCCAACTTTCAGGTGAGAGGGGCAGAGCTCCTCCAATAATTACCTTGTGTGACGTCACGAGTGTATATCGTGATTAAATATTGTCGTGGTTTCCAAACTGgcagctatatatatatcatatagTGGAAGAATTCACTATATGTATGTTGTACCTGAAGGATTAACTTCTGCAAAAAGAgccaccagattcaatctcgtagcacctatttttcaaaaaaaatttcgAGCCCCCAACTTTTCCACCTTCCTCCACCTCTGCAAGTGAGTGCTTTCTAAGAAGTGTAAACAATATTGCAAACTTTCCTACAAACCAGACCAGTCTCTACTGAGTGTGTACAACAAGGTGACAACACAGCATTAGTTGAAATAAATAAAGCTGATTGTAAACTTAGCTCTACCGTACTGTGTGTTAGTGAtaaaaacattaattaattgcACAAAGTGGGTCAGTCACATCAACTTTTCAATTACTACTAATACTACACAATTCACACTCTCCACACTACCTGTAGTGAGCAAAGTGTAGTATATATTGTGCCAccacacaaaattaatgcaaGTAATTATCATAACAGCATGTGCATTCTATAAATTTCCCCCAGGGAGATCCCCTAAAGTACTTGGAACAAAActgcactattattattattattatgagccttatccacaattacgtcacaacgcaaaaataatgcaaaaatggcgaaaagtgtgggggccaaGTGGGATACTTTGTATGGAAGGGATAACGTTTCGAGATGTTCCACGTGAAGAAAGCATGAGAAAACTCTGGTGAGGCTTATTAACTATCTTACTATGTAGGGGCACGCATTTTCGTACTTCTCGAGTAGTCCtacggtctgcttttggtttcttcccaaaggctctctgtacaaaaggcccccacacttttcgccatttttgcgttgtgacgtaattgcggataaggctcattgttTACTGTGtaaaacctcttacaaagagtatatacaaacacagataataaatcagcaaaagtaattatgtgattaattgatgttcagctagccttgctttaaattggtctatacttgaacaggtgatgaggtcgttgggtaaattattccaaatttttatacttgaagggaagaatgagttaaggtatgagtttactcttgtgtttggctgtaacagcctcattgaatgacctcgtagagagtagttagatggagctggtatgagtatggtatcagtcggtatatctattaattggtgcatgatcTTAAACATTGTGATCGCTTTCAGCTGGTTTCTACAGTGAGCCAGAGGTGGCCAATTCAAATTTTGCAACATGTTTGTGACACTTGCATATgaagaataattattgtacacaaaCCTTGCACACCATCTTTAAACTGATTCAATAGCTAAGATGTCCTTTTGTGTATAAGGGTCCCAGACCACACAGGTATACTCTAGGATTGGTTTAATAAGTGACTTGTAACAAATCACTTTGACCGAGATTGGGCAGCTATGAAGGTTACGTTGTAAAAATCCTTTGATACTGTTAGCTTTGTTAGTTATTTGTCTAATGTGTTCAGACCAGGATAGCTTCGAGTCAATGGTAAGACCTAGGTACTTGGTGTGCGTCACCTCCTGCACAACAGTGtcatacaaagtgtaatggtaaaATATAGGCTTTATCTTGTATGTTATTCTGATGGATTCACATTTCTTAACATTAAATGTCATTTTCCATTTATTTGCCCATCTTTCCAAAATAGTTAGATCTTTCTGAAGTTGGTAACAGTCTTCTTTTGAGTTAATAGGGGTGTACAGAATGACGTCATCTGCATATAATCTTACTGTCGATAGTATGTTTtttggtaaatcatttatgaaGCATAAGAACAATAACGGAGCAAGAACGGTTTCTTGTGGAACTCCTGATGTCACTTGGGTTATGTCACTTTGCTCACCATTAACTAATACCTGTTGTCGTCTtccagtaagaaaatctttcaacCATTCCAAAGTGTTGCCCTGGATACCATAATGATGTAGTTTATGGTAGAGATGTTGGTGTGATACCTTATCAAAGGCCTCAGAGAAATCTAAAAGAATTGCATCAGTTTGTCCATTGCTGTTTAAGGATTCGGCACTATAATACAGTAATCATCCTAAATGTTTGTAAAGATCTTTTGTGAGTTTCATGAGCTGAACAAAaagtatatatttttttaaaaacttaattttgtaaaacatttCAAATCTAATAATTTACGATTTTTTCTCATGAGGACATATCTGATTAGTTACTAAGGGCTCAATGCTGTTGTTGTTCCATTGGGCTTCGAgttacatacacaaacacatccCATAAAATAACAAAGTATTATGGTGGCAAAACCAAATGGTTACCTTGGCGATGGGGGACCTCAACTGCAC comes from Dysidea avara chromosome 4, odDysAvar1.4, whole genome shotgun sequence and encodes:
- the LOC136253385 gene encoding proteasome assembly chaperone 2-like produces the protein MYRPVEPARMLDFKGCKLVLPCVSVGNVAQLTVDLLVATLKMEHIGHLYDECFLPLVCHSAFDHTRGAVSTSAEVYMTSDQQLVVVQLRSPIAKGKEKRFVKLILDWIKAACFSDLVILTTTYAHERLDQQITSGCSCRFVTAPTFPHYKHLTDELGWILLEKRQPEGRDELFLPGGGVAKLMYQESITAEVRVTLLIKFTSQGDNSSDARELADYFNQWVMIKQPTAKWSTPTYWSLMFGNPTPPDIY